The following proteins come from a genomic window of Streptomyces sp. NBC_00539:
- a CDS encoding MarR family winged helix-turn-helix transcriptional regulator: MPHSFPLPPLHSTQVAAEASALLEMLDVLWGRGQEAVPSPVPPSQLRALTVIDEREAVNLRDLGEALGSTPPSVSRLCDRLEAAGLVQRSRATANRREVEVRLSRSGRGVLASVRAARARELETVLARLSREERGALFEGLAAFRDAAAGTGPGRPGHGRTGVDVSDIA, encoded by the coding sequence ATGCCGCACAGCTTCCCCTTGCCACCCCTGCACTCCACGCAGGTGGCTGCCGAAGCATCCGCTCTCCTGGAGATGCTGGACGTCCTGTGGGGCCGCGGCCAGGAAGCCGTACCCTCCCCCGTGCCCCCCTCGCAGTTGCGTGCCCTGACCGTGATCGACGAGCGGGAAGCCGTCAACCTGCGCGACCTGGGCGAAGCGCTCGGTTCGACACCGCCCTCGGTGAGCCGGCTCTGCGACCGGCTCGAAGCGGCCGGTCTCGTCCAGCGTTCCCGGGCGACGGCGAACCGCCGGGAGGTGGAGGTGCGGCTGAGCCGCAGCGGCCGGGGCGTCCTGGCTTCCGTACGGGCGGCCCGGGCGCGGGAACTCGAGACCGTGCTGGCGCGCCTGAGCCGCGAGGAGCGGGGGGCCCTGTTCGAGGGGCTGGCCGCCTTCCGCGACGCCGCCGCCGGTACGGGCCCGGGCCGCCCGGGCCACGGCCGCACCGGTGTGGACGTCAGCGACATCGCCTGA